The Rhizobium etli 8C-3 genome has a segment encoding these proteins:
- a CDS encoding adenylate/guanylate cyclase domain-containing protein produces MNISSWLESLGCGQYASAFEINAIDAEMLPKLTSDDLKEIGVAALAHRKKILEAIAGLDDGQEGRHLRKQADLTAAPRRHQPSPARPREAERRQLTVMFVDLVGSTGLSTQLDPEEMGALLRQFQNAVAGDVVRFDGYVAKLMGDGVLCYFGWPQTHEDEAERAVKAGLAVVETIKGLSTKGGQQLSVRVGIATGLVVVGDLVGFGAAQENAVVGETPNLAARLQALAEPNTVLISELTFRLTGKLFEVKRIRPQKLHGFDTPTNSYQVIGEGRAESRFDALHEGGTAPLAGRDLDLALLTERWNLAASGEGQVVELFGEAGIGKSRILQELRERLKEENVTYLRYFCSPYHTQSALFPVIDQLLRAASISRTDPPERQLAFLEGVLAATNNPQEEVPLIATLLSIPTGDRYPKPDLMPQKVKTRTFEVLVDQLVALARAKPILMLLEDAHYLDPVSAELFDVIVDRIQKLPILLVATSRPEGVVRWNGLRHATLLTLNRLSRAQAASIIAAMTGGKSLPSPVLDQILSKTEGVPLFIEEMTKLILESGMLSDTGEDYKLSGPLPPLAVPATLHDSLMARLDRLASVREVAQIGAVIGREFSHELLAAAAGLAEPELERATDQLVAAGLVFRRGGGGDVSYAFKHALVQDAAYGSLLLSRRQQLHARIAHIMEESFPEKVEAEPELLAHHFNQASLLDKAVEYNELAGRRALLRSSISEALVRFRNALNGLAALPPSRERLRRELGIQVALGSTQVAAHGFAAPETGAAYLRAQELCEELDEMRQLFPVLYGLCLYHLYAAELDEARRAADKLLELAGHSNDRGLSFFAHRAAGVSALPAGEFLRARAHLKEALSLYDPQEHRSEAFVYAFDPRVVCLDYLARTLLPLGLPDQAIAANDEAVREARSLGHRNSLALPLFFGGVVHQILGNRQAVKSRACELSEISEEAGFRFWQAGAMILQAWAIAEEGETDRGRSDLLRGIEEWRRTGAKYMLPYFTAVQAQIDIKAGHPNAALALLVEAQQVIERTNERWFAAEVFRLQGEAMLQIDPERKTMAAERFGEALATARAQGARFWELRAATSLARIDNEGAAREQLAQICESFTEGTALPDLKNAQLLSGHTAGAA; encoded by the coding sequence ATGAATATATCTTCCTGGCTGGAGAGCCTGGGATGCGGGCAGTATGCCTCGGCCTTCGAGATCAATGCGATCGACGCGGAGATGCTGCCAAAGCTGACCTCCGACGACCTCAAAGAGATCGGCGTGGCCGCCCTTGCGCACAGAAAGAAAATACTCGAGGCAATTGCTGGGCTTGATGACGGCCAAGAGGGCCGGCATCTGCGCAAGCAGGCGGACCTCACTGCCGCTCCTCGTCGCCACCAACCATCGCCGGCGCGTCCCCGGGAGGCGGAAAGACGCCAGCTGACAGTGATGTTCGTCGACCTGGTGGGTTCTACCGGCCTTTCCACCCAGCTCGACCCTGAGGAGATGGGCGCGCTGTTGCGTCAGTTCCAAAATGCCGTGGCGGGCGACGTCGTCCGCTTTGACGGCTACGTGGCGAAGCTGATGGGCGATGGCGTGCTTTGTTATTTCGGCTGGCCGCAGACCCATGAGGACGAGGCCGAGCGAGCCGTCAAGGCAGGTCTTGCAGTTGTAGAGACCATCAAGGGCTTGTCGACCAAGGGCGGCCAGCAACTCTCGGTGCGCGTCGGGATTGCGACCGGACTGGTGGTCGTCGGCGACCTCGTCGGCTTCGGCGCCGCTCAGGAGAATGCAGTTGTCGGCGAGACGCCAAATCTTGCTGCCAGACTGCAAGCTCTTGCCGAACCGAACACAGTGCTGATTTCTGAACTCACGTTCCGACTGACAGGCAAGCTCTTCGAAGTGAAGCGTATTCGCCCGCAGAAACTGCACGGTTTCGATACCCCCACCAATTCCTACCAAGTGATCGGGGAGGGCCGGGCGGAAAGCCGTTTCGACGCTCTCCACGAGGGTGGCACTGCGCCGCTGGCGGGGCGAGATCTCGACCTGGCCTTGTTGACCGAGCGATGGAACCTCGCAGCGTCGGGGGAAGGTCAGGTCGTCGAGCTATTTGGCGAAGCTGGGATCGGAAAGTCACGCATTCTCCAGGAACTTCGCGAACGGTTGAAGGAGGAGAACGTCACATACCTGCGTTATTTCTGCTCACCGTATCATACGCAAAGTGCACTTTTTCCAGTCATAGACCAGTTGCTGCGGGCTGCCAGCATTTCACGGACGGATCCGCCGGAACGACAGCTGGCCTTTCTCGAAGGAGTGCTTGCAGCGACCAACAATCCGCAGGAGGAAGTGCCGCTCATTGCCACCTTGCTGTCGATCCCCACGGGAGACCGTTATCCCAAACCCGATCTGATGCCGCAGAAGGTGAAAACGCGCACATTCGAGGTCCTGGTCGACCAACTGGTGGCCCTGGCGCGAGCAAAGCCGATCCTCATGCTGCTTGAGGATGCGCATTATCTTGATCCGGTATCGGCCGAGCTCTTCGATGTGATCGTCGATCGGATCCAAAAGCTTCCCATCCTTTTGGTCGCCACGTCCCGCCCGGAAGGTGTGGTTCGGTGGAACGGCCTTCGGCACGCTACTTTATTGACACTGAACCGATTGAGCCGTGCGCAGGCGGCCTCGATCATCGCGGCGATGACAGGAGGAAAGAGCCTTCCATCACCGGTTCTCGACCAAATCCTCTCAAAAACCGAGGGCGTGCCGCTTTTCATCGAGGAAATGACCAAGCTCATCCTGGAATCAGGCATGCTGAGCGATACAGGCGAGGACTACAAACTGTCCGGCCCCTTGCCTCCTCTGGCAGTACCCGCCACGCTGCACGACTCCTTGATGGCAAGGCTCGACCGGCTGGCCTCTGTCAGGGAGGTTGCCCAGATCGGTGCAGTAATCGGCCGGGAATTCAGCCACGAATTGCTGGCTGCTGCCGCCGGACTGGCAGAACCCGAGCTGGAGAGGGCGACTGACCAGCTTGTGGCTGCAGGCCTGGTATTCCGCCGTGGTGGAGGCGGCGACGTCAGCTACGCCTTCAAACACGCATTGGTTCAAGATGCCGCTTACGGCAGCCTTTTATTGAGCCGACGCCAACAGTTGCACGCGCGCATTGCCCACATCATGGAGGAAAGCTTTCCTGAAAAGGTGGAAGCTGAGCCTGAGTTGCTTGCGCATCATTTCAACCAGGCCTCTCTTTTGGACAAGGCCGTCGAGTATAACGAACTGGCCGGAAGGCGGGCGCTTTTGCGCTCCTCGATATCGGAAGCGCTTGTCCGGTTCCGCAACGCCCTGAACGGATTGGCAGCTCTCCCGCCTTCCCGGGAGCGATTGCGGCGAGAACTGGGAATTCAGGTCGCGCTCGGCAGCACGCAAGTGGCAGCGCATGGCTTTGCCGCGCCGGAAACAGGAGCGGCCTACCTGCGGGCACAGGAGCTGTGCGAAGAGCTTGATGAGATGCGCCAGCTGTTCCCGGTCCTTTACGGCCTGTGCCTCTACCATCTCTATGCGGCCGAGCTTGACGAGGCACGTCGCGCCGCCGACAAGCTGCTGGAGCTGGCAGGTCACAGCAATGATCGCGGCCTTTCTTTCTTCGCCCATCGGGCAGCTGGTGTCAGCGCGCTTCCAGCCGGCGAATTTTTGCGTGCTCGCGCCCATTTGAAGGAAGCGCTGTCACTTTATGACCCGCAGGAGCATCGGTCTGAAGCATTCGTGTATGCCTTTGACCCCCGTGTCGTCTGTCTCGATTATCTGGCCCGCACTCTCTTGCCGCTTGGTTTGCCCGATCAGGCGATCGCGGCCAATGATGAAGCGGTTCGGGAAGCGAGGAGCCTGGGACACCGCAACAGTCTCGCTCTGCCCTTGTTTTTCGGTGGCGTTGTCCATCAGATACTCGGCAATCGGCAGGCCGTGAAAAGTCGGGCCTGTGAACTCTCGGAAATATCAGAAGAGGCCGGATTTCGCTTCTGGCAGGCAGGAGCAATGATCCTGCAGGCCTGGGCAATTGCCGAGGAGGGCGAAACAGATCGCGGCAGATCCGATTTGTTGAGGGGCATTGAAGAATGGCGTCGCACCGGCGCGAAGTACATGTTGCCCTATTTCACGGCGGTTCAAGCGCAGATCGACATCAAAGCCGGACATCCGAATGCGGCCCTCGCCCTGCTTGTGGAAGCACAGCAGGTCATCGAGCGTACCAACGAGCGCTGGTTTGCGGCCGAGGTTTTCCGACTTCAGGGAGAGGCCATGCTGCAAATCGATCCCGAACGCAAAACGATGGCTGCCGAGCGCTTCGGCGAAGCGCTGGCCACTGCCCGAGCACAGGGCGCACGCTTTTGGGAACTGAGGGCAGCAACGAGCCTTGCGCGGATTGACAACGAAGGCGCCGCGCGTGAACAGCTTGCCCAAATCTGTGAAAGTTTCACAGAGGGTACGGCATTGCCAGATCTCAAGAACGCGCAATTGCTAAGCGGACACACGGCAGGAGCAGCTTAG
- a CDS encoding APC family permease: protein MSGKSLDKLVEQPELKRVMGSGLLLLFIVGDILGTGIYALTGQVAKEVGGVVWLPFLIAFVVALLTALSYLELVTKYPRAAGAALYTHKAFGIHFLTFLVAFAVMSSGITSASTASRAFAANFSTAFGFDFGGYGVTLIAVVFISIVAAINFRGVGESVRLNVVLTAVELTGLLIIIGIGFWAIAGGQGDVSRVWTFQPSGDRGVIWSVIAATTLAFFAMVGFEDSVNMAEECKEPNRIFPKVLLGGLVITGTIYILVAISAITLVSAAALGEGETPLLKVVQAGAPNFPVGIFGIITMFAVANSALINMMMASRLIYGMSREHVLPDVLGKVHATRKTPFVAIIFTSLLAVALIVFSGGVPALGGTTALLLLCVFAVVNIAALVLRRDSVGHSHFKAPTFAPVLGSITCAFLAGPWTGRDPIQYLIAAVLLGLGVGLWFVTVGIMRINSRTA, encoded by the coding sequence ATGAGCGGGAAATCATTGGATAAGCTAGTCGAGCAGCCGGAACTGAAGCGGGTCATGGGATCCGGTCTGCTCCTGCTTTTCATCGTCGGCGATATTCTCGGGACGGGTATTTATGCGTTGACAGGACAAGTCGCCAAAGAGGTCGGCGGCGTGGTCTGGCTGCCGTTCCTGATTGCTTTCGTCGTCGCGCTGCTCACCGCCTTGAGCTATCTTGAACTGGTGACGAAATATCCGCGCGCCGCCGGTGCTGCACTCTATACGCACAAGGCATTCGGTATCCACTTCCTCACCTTCCTCGTTGCATTCGCCGTGATGTCTTCGGGGATAACGTCCGCGTCGACCGCCTCCCGCGCCTTTGCCGCCAACTTCTCGACAGCCTTCGGCTTCGATTTCGGCGGTTACGGCGTGACCCTCATCGCAGTTGTCTTCATCTCGATCGTCGCGGCGATCAACTTTCGCGGCGTCGGCGAGAGCGTCAGGCTCAACGTCGTGCTGACCGCGGTCGAACTCACCGGTCTTCTGATCATCATCGGTATCGGCTTTTGGGCGATCGCCGGCGGACAGGGCGACGTCTCCCGGGTTTGGACTTTCCAGCCGAGCGGCGATCGCGGCGTCATCTGGTCCGTCATCGCGGCAACGACGCTTGCCTTCTTCGCCATGGTCGGTTTCGAGGATTCGGTCAACATGGCCGAGGAATGCAAGGAACCGAACCGGATATTTCCGAAAGTGCTCCTCGGCGGTCTGGTGATCACCGGCACCATCTATATCCTTGTTGCGATTTCGGCCATCACACTGGTTTCTGCCGCCGCCCTCGGCGAAGGCGAAACGCCGCTCTTGAAAGTCGTGCAGGCCGGTGCGCCGAATTTCCCCGTCGGCATCTTCGGGATCATCACGATGTTTGCGGTTGCGAACTCCGCTCTGATCAACATGATGATGGCAAGTCGCTTGATCTACGGGATGAGCCGCGAGCACGTTCTGCCTGACGTGCTTGGAAAGGTCCACGCGACCAGAAAGACGCCTTTTGTGGCAATCATCTTCACCTCGCTTCTTGCCGTCGCGCTGATCGTCTTTTCAGGCGGCGTTCCGGCGCTTGGCGGCACCACGGCCCTCCTGCTTTTATGCGTCTTTGCAGTGGTCAATATCGCCGCACTCGTGCTTCGACGCGACAGCGTCGGACATTCGCATTTCAAAGCACCGACGTTTGCGCCTGTGCTGGGTTCGATCACCTGTGCGTTTCTCGCCGGACCCTGGACCGGGCGCGATCCCATCCAGTACCTAATCGCCGCCGTCCTTCTCGGCCTTGGCGTCGGATTGTGGTTCGTCACAGTCGGCATCATGCGCATCAACAGTAGGACGGCCTGA
- a CDS encoding GntR family transcriptional regulator, which translates to MRQASSSEAIDFPALLERPARLRRVTTADAIFDRLHADIVSLRMPPGIALQEKRIAEEFGVSRTPVREALLRLAEGGLVEIYPQSGTVVSRIPVSAIPEAVVVRKALEGTTVESAARMAKPHHIVRLDAIISRQKALAALGDVSSFHEEDEAFHEAITQIAGYPGIWTILKTVKVQIDRARRLTLPALGRMDNVVPEHCAIRDAIAAHDPEAARNAMLHHLSAVIPDVAELRTRYPDYFC; encoded by the coding sequence ATGCGACAGGCATCCAGTTCCGAAGCGATCGATTTTCCGGCTCTCTTGGAAAGACCGGCGAGGCTCCGCCGCGTAACGACGGCGGATGCGATCTTCGACAGGCTTCATGCCGACATCGTTTCGCTGCGCATGCCGCCGGGGATTGCGCTTCAGGAAAAGCGCATCGCCGAGGAATTCGGCGTCAGCCGCACGCCGGTGCGTGAAGCGCTGCTTCGTCTTGCCGAAGGTGGCCTCGTGGAGATCTATCCACAGTCCGGCACCGTCGTTTCGCGTATCCCCGTATCGGCAATCCCGGAAGCGGTTGTCGTTCGCAAAGCACTGGAAGGCACGACCGTCGAGAGTGCTGCCAGAATGGCCAAGCCGCACCACATTGTCCGGCTCGATGCCATCATCTCCCGGCAGAAAGCGCTTGCCGCCCTCGGCGACGTGTCGAGCTTCCATGAAGAGGACGAAGCCTTTCACGAGGCGATAACCCAGATCGCCGGCTATCCCGGTATCTGGACCATCCTGAAAACGGTCAAGGTGCAGATCGACCGAGCCCGGCGGCTGACGCTTCCGGCCCTCGGCCGCATGGACAATGTGGTTCCCGAACACTGCGCTATCCGCGATGCGATCGCGGCCCACGATCCGGAAGCCGCCCGCAACGCCATGCTGCACCATCTGAGCGCCGTCATTCCCGATGTCGCGGAGCTTCGAACACGTTATCCCGATTATTTCTGCTGA
- the uxuA gene encoding mannonate dehydratase, with protein sequence MRQGWRWFGPEAPVSLDDVRQTGATNIVSSLHQVPIGRPWTESEVSERKAMIEDTPPGRSSLTWSVVESIPIPDAVKRKGGQAKAEIEAWIASLEAVAACGIPIICYNFMPVVDWTRTELDYEIPTGATAMRFDHERFAAFDLFVLQRQGAEKEYSADDRNRAREVYEAMPEAEIAEITRIITSALPGSTTEPLTIPGFREKLAAYAGIDAARLRQHLVEFLQAVTPAAEARGVKLTLHPDDPPRPLFGLPRIASTADDYAALFKAIPSQANGMCYCTGSLGVRADNNLPEIARRFASRIYFAHLRATKREGDGRSFHESAHLEGDVDMVAVLKELVAEDRKRSPNDEIVFRSDHGHRMLDDLNKTVTPGYPAIGRMRGLAELRGILHALGARPS encoded by the coding sequence ATGCGGCAAGGTTGGAGATGGTTTGGGCCCGAGGCTCCCGTCAGCCTGGACGACGTGCGCCAGACGGGCGCGACGAACATCGTTTCCTCGCTGCATCAGGTTCCGATCGGCCGCCCCTGGACGGAAAGCGAAGTCAGCGAACGCAAGGCCATGATCGAAGATACGCCGCCCGGGCGCTCGTCCCTCACCTGGTCTGTCGTCGAAAGCATTCCGATCCCCGATGCAGTCAAACGCAAGGGCGGCCAGGCCAAGGCCGAAATAGAGGCCTGGATTGCAAGCCTCGAGGCCGTCGCCGCCTGCGGGATACCGATCATCTGCTACAACTTCATGCCCGTGGTCGACTGGACACGCACGGAGCTTGACTACGAGATACCAACGGGCGCGACCGCCATGCGCTTCGACCACGAACGCTTTGCCGCCTTCGACCTCTTCGTGCTGCAGCGTCAGGGCGCTGAAAAGGAATATTCAGCGGACGACCGGAATCGCGCTCGCGAAGTCTACGAGGCTATGCCGGAAGCCGAGATCGCCGAGATCACCCGCATCATAACCTCGGCGCTGCCCGGCTCGACGACCGAGCCTCTGACCATTCCCGGTTTCCGCGAAAAGCTGGCCGCCTATGCCGGCATCGATGCGGCCAGGCTGCGCCAGCACCTCGTCGAATTCCTTCAGGCCGTCACACCGGCCGCCGAAGCGCGCGGCGTCAAGCTGACGCTCCATCCGGACGATCCGCCGCGTCCGCTCTTCGGCCTGCCGCGCATTGCCTCGACGGCCGACGACTATGCTGCCCTTTTTAAGGCCATACCATCACAGGCAAACGGCATGTGCTACTGCACCGGCAGCCTCGGCGTGCGTGCCGACAACAACCTGCCCGAGATCGCCCGCCGCTTTGCCTCGCGCATCTACTTCGCGCATCTGCGTGCCACCAAGCGTGAAGGCGACGGCCGCTCCTTCCATGAAAGCGCACATCTGGAAGGTGATGTCGATATGGTCGCGGTTCTCAAGGAACTCGTGGCCGAGGACCGCAAGCGCAGCCCGAACGACGAAATCGTGTTCCGCTCCGACCATGGTCACCGTATGCTGGATGATCTGAACAAGACCGTCACGCCAGGCTATCCTGCAATCGGCCGCATGCGCGGGCTGGCGGAACTGCGCGGCATCCTGCACGCGCTCGGTGCCAGACCATCCTGA
- a CDS encoding FadR/GntR family transcriptional regulator, with protein sequence MGAAVPTLRLQGEQRLYQIVARRIARMIEANAKNPAWRMPSERELAEELQVSRPVVREAVIALEMRGLVEVKGRAGIVVLPVRGNQVNFDKISADAGPGPFELLEARLAVEASAAAMAAERATNYDIAVLEDCIAQMEHETDVTLNNEKGDRDFHVTIARMTGNAIIVSIVEALWVQRDESLMWKKLHEHIHAPSVRPLWIGDHHAILTALRLRNPDAAYKAMARHIRNVSNELMEADERGRFAPEVMQADDGKSR encoded by the coding sequence ATGGGGGCAGCCGTACCAACGCTTCGGCTTCAAGGCGAGCAGCGGCTTTATCAGATCGTCGCACGCCGCATTGCGCGCATGATCGAGGCAAACGCCAAGAACCCTGCCTGGCGCATGCCTTCCGAACGCGAGCTCGCCGAAGAACTCCAAGTCAGCCGCCCGGTCGTACGCGAGGCAGTTATTGCGCTGGAGATGCGCGGCCTGGTCGAAGTCAAGGGCAGGGCCGGCATCGTCGTTCTGCCGGTCCGCGGCAATCAGGTCAATTTTGACAAGATCAGCGCGGATGCCGGCCCCGGCCCGTTCGAGCTTCTGGAAGCCCGGCTTGCAGTCGAGGCAAGTGCTGCTGCGATGGCAGCCGAACGCGCGACGAACTACGATATTGCCGTGCTCGAGGACTGTATCGCTCAAATGGAGCATGAGACCGATGTCACCTTAAACAACGAAAAGGGCGACCGCGATTTTCATGTGACGATTGCACGCATGACAGGAAATGCCATCATCGTCTCGATCGTCGAGGCGCTTTGGGTTCAGCGCGACGAGTCGCTGATGTGGAAAAAACTGCATGAGCATATTCATGCGCCAAGCGTGCGCCCGCTCTGGATCGGCGATCACCATGCAATACTTACGGCTCTGCGTCTGCGCAATCCGGACGCTGCCTACAAGGCGATGGCGCGCCACATCCGCAACGTCAGTAACGAGCTGATGGAAGCTGACGAAAGGGGACGGTTTGCGCCTGAAGTCATGCAGGCGGATGATGGAAAATCGCGCTAG
- a CDS encoding Gfo/Idh/MocA family protein produces MTKKLRVGVIGAGIASRHLIGYDWNKDLFDVPVLCSLDEERGRELCQKHGIGEYTQNVDDLFVRNDLDIIDISTPPDSHFELCRKGIESGKHVICEKPLFGSIADVDEMSRIVARSGGKKLMPIFQYRYGSGLQKLKLLIELGLTGRPFLTTIETHWWRGPAYYEVPWRGKWKSELGGGLLGHAIHAHDMLNYVHGACAEVFAYGATLVNKIEVEDTMALSVKMQNGSLAALSMTLGSRKEISRLRFCFHDLVAESILEPYTMGRDPWSFIAGTEEHQKRVDEALAGYEVKEDGYTRQFELFHQAIIEDKEPPVTLQDARNSLELVTAAYHSQRTGKPTPLPITAEHPLYHSWLPDEERQLAASA; encoded by the coding sequence ATGACGAAGAAATTGCGCGTTGGCGTAATCGGCGCGGGCATCGCTTCGCGCCATCTGATCGGCTACGACTGGAACAAGGACCTTTTCGATGTGCCGGTGCTTTGCTCGCTGGACGAAGAACGCGGCCGCGAACTTTGCCAAAAGCATGGCATTGGCGAATATACCCAGAATGTCGACGATCTCTTTGTCCGCAACGATCTCGACATCATCGATATTTCGACGCCGCCGGATTCGCATTTCGAACTCTGCAGGAAGGGTATCGAATCGGGAAAACATGTGATCTGCGAAAAGCCACTCTTCGGCTCGATTGCCGACGTCGACGAGATGAGCCGCATTGTCGCGCGTTCGGGCGGCAAGAAACTGATGCCGATCTTCCAGTATCGCTACGGCTCCGGCCTTCAGAAGCTGAAGCTGCTGATCGAACTTGGTCTGACCGGGCGTCCCTTCCTGACGACGATCGAGACACATTGGTGGCGTGGCCCTGCCTACTACGAAGTTCCCTGGCGCGGAAAGTGGAAGAGCGAACTCGGCGGCGGCCTGCTTGGCCACGCGATCCACGCGCACGACATGCTGAACTATGTGCATGGCGCCTGCGCCGAAGTCTTTGCCTATGGCGCGACACTGGTCAACAAGATCGAAGTCGAAGATACGATGGCGCTTTCCGTCAAGATGCAGAACGGCTCGCTGGCGGCACTTTCCATGACGCTCGGCTCACGCAAGGAGATCTCGCGGCTGCGCTTCTGCTTCCATGATCTCGTCGCCGAAAGCATTCTCGAACCTTATACGATGGGCCGTGATCCGTGGAGCTTCATCGCAGGCACCGAGGAGCACCAGAAGCGCGTCGACGAAGCGCTTGCCGGCTACGAAGTGAAGGAAGACGGCTACACCCGACAGTTCGAGCTGTTCCACCAGGCGATCATTGAAGACAAGGAGCCGCCGGTAACGCTGCAGGACGCGCGCAATTCGCTGGAACTGGTGACGGCTGCCTATCATTCGCAGCGCACCGGCAAGCCGACGCCGCTGCCGATCACCGCCGAGCATCCGCTTTATCACTCGTGGCTTCCGGACGAAGAGCGGCAACTGGCCGCCAGCGCCTGA
- a CDS encoding Gfo/Idh/MocA family protein yields MLRFAVVGIDHSHTFDHVKGLQAAGGEFVGYCPKTSVPAILENFKKTYPDAPQIDRETIFADSSIDVICISAIPRDRAGLAIRAMRAGKDVMTDKPGLTTFAQLEEVKKTVAETGKIFSICFSERHCVRSAVKAAKLVKQGAIGQVIQTLGMGPHRLQLPTRPDWFFDPEAFGGIIVDIASHQIDQFLFYTGSTSGEVVASAIGNFGMPQRPAFQDFGEVLLRSDKASGYVRVDWFTPEALPTWGDGRLTILGTKGYIELRKYIDISGRPGKDHLFLVNGEENTYIDCSSEKLDYFEAFTADVRDRTETAMTQAHVYEVCRLSLEAQAKAARLGGR; encoded by the coding sequence ATGCTGAGATTTGCCGTTGTCGGAATCGACCATTCGCATACGTTTGATCATGTGAAGGGATTGCAAGCTGCGGGTGGAGAGTTCGTTGGCTATTGCCCGAAGACCTCTGTTCCGGCGATCCTTGAAAATTTCAAGAAGACATATCCGGATGCGCCGCAGATCGACCGCGAGACGATTTTCGCCGATTCGTCGATCGACGTCATCTGCATCTCCGCCATTCCGCGCGATCGCGCCGGTCTTGCGATCCGCGCCATGAGGGCCGGCAAGGACGTGATGACGGACAAGCCTGGCCTCACGACGTTTGCGCAGTTGGAGGAGGTCAAGAAGACCGTCGCCGAGACAGGCAAGATCTTCTCGATCTGCTTTTCGGAGCGCCATTGCGTTCGCTCTGCGGTCAAAGCAGCCAAACTCGTCAAGCAAGGCGCGATCGGCCAGGTTATCCAGACGCTCGGCATGGGACCGCACCGGCTGCAGCTTCCGACGCGGCCCGACTGGTTTTTCGATCCCGAAGCCTTTGGTGGCATCATCGTAGACATCGCCTCGCATCAGATCGACCAGTTTCTCTTCTATACCGGCTCGACGAGCGGCGAAGTCGTCGCAAGCGCAATCGGCAACTTCGGCATGCCGCAAAGGCCGGCATTCCAGGATTTCGGCGAGGTATTGCTGCGCTCCGACAAGGCGTCTGGCTATGTCCGCGTCGACTGGTTTACGCCCGAGGCGCTGCCGACCTGGGGTGACGGACGCCTGACCATTTTAGGCACCAAAGGCTATATCGAGCTTCGCAAATACATCGATATTTCCGGCCGCCCCGGCAAGGATCATCTGTTCCTCGTCAACGGCGAGGAAAATACCTACATCGACTGCAGCAGCGAGAAGCTCGACTATTTTGAAGCATTCACTGCCGACGTGCGCGATCGCACGGAAACGGCGATGACGCAGGCGCACGTCTACGAGGTCTGCCGCCTTTCGCTTGAGGCGCAGGCCAAGGCTGCCCGGCTCGGCGGACGATAG
- a CDS encoding ABC transporter substrate-binding protein has product MKRTRIGLWAASTLLAATALTGIAQAQELTVFCDDIGFGCLTMDPVVKRYESENPGVKVKLETVPYQSLVESLPVQLESGEGPDAAIITDLGGLSRYYLDLTPYVNAANFEKEYSQTLQWLRGSNPTSKAINGMPTTLTVNGAYVNLTLFEQAGVAVPKEGATWAEWAEATRKVAKATNTEYAMEMDRSGHRFASLAISYGAELVDDQGKPVIDKGLKDAVEQFVAWHKDGTMPMDLWGAVGGATHRELFSDFLNAKTVLYFGGSWTLSQMDKEVADLFDWQVAPAPCGPSSCTVMPGGGALVGFKHTKQPEAVGKLIDYIARSKNNAEIVSAAVEIPAAKSLIENGVTYPGASQRTQQSLSTFIAQIPKMAPAAYRFQGWRYQRAMMNALTTRISQVLNDELEVDAALDRVKQDVELAIKAAGQ; this is encoded by the coding sequence ATGAAACGCACCCGCATCGGCTTGTGGGCGGCCTCGACGCTGCTTGCAGCCACGGCGCTGACGGGTATTGCCCAGGCGCAGGAGCTCACCGTTTTTTGCGACGATATCGGCTTCGGCTGCCTGACCATGGATCCGGTGGTCAAACGATACGAATCCGAAAATCCAGGCGTCAAGGTCAAGCTCGAAACCGTTCCCTATCAGTCGCTCGTCGAAAGCCTGCCGGTGCAGCTCGAATCCGGCGAAGGCCCCGATGCGGCGATCATCACCGACCTCGGCGGCCTCAGCCGTTACTATCTCGACCTGACGCCTTATGTGAACGCGGCGAATTTCGAGAAGGAATACAGCCAGACCCTGCAATGGCTGCGTGGCTCCAATCCGACGAGCAAGGCGATCAACGGCATGCCGACGACGCTCACTGTCAACGGCGCCTATGTCAATCTCACCTTGTTCGAGCAGGCGGGCGTTGCGGTCCCCAAGGAAGGCGCAACCTGGGCCGAATGGGCCGAAGCGACACGCAAGGTGGCCAAGGCCACCAACACCGAATACGCCATGGAGATGGACCGCTCTGGCCACCGCTTTGCAAGCCTTGCCATCAGCTACGGCGCCGAATTGGTCGATGACCAGGGCAAACCGGTCATCGACAAGGGGCTGAAGGACGCGGTCGAACAGTTCGTGGCCTGGCACAAGGACGGGACAATGCCGATGGACCTTTGGGGAGCGGTCGGCGGCGCAACGCATCGCGAACTCTTCTCAGATTTCCTGAATGCCAAGACCGTGCTTTACTTCGGCGGCTCCTGGACACTCAGCCAGATGGACAAGGAAGTCGCAGACCTCTTCGACTGGCAGGTGGCACCTGCGCCTTGCGGGCCCTCGTCGTGCACCGTCATGCCGGGCGGCGGAGCGCTCGTCGGTTTCAAGCATACCAAGCAGCCCGAAGCGGTCGGCAAGCTGATCGACTATATCGCCCGCTCGAAGAACAACGCCGAAATCGTCTCGGCGGCCGTCGAGATTCCGGCGGCAAAATCGCTGATCGAAAATGGCGTGACCTATCCGGGCGCCTCTCAGCGTACGCAGCAATCGCTTTCGACCTTCATCGCCCAGATCCCGAAAATGGCGCCGGCCGCCTATCGTTTCCAGGGCTGGCGCTATCAGCGTGCCATGATGAACGCGCTGACGACGCGCATCAGCCAGGTCCTGAATGACGAATTGGAGGTCGACGCAGCACTTGACCGTGTCAAACAGGATGTCGAGCTCGCCATCAAGGCGGCCGGCCAATAG